A window of the Megalopta genalis isolate 19385.01 chromosome 2, iyMegGena1_principal, whole genome shotgun sequence genome harbors these coding sequences:
- the alphaSnap gene encoding alpha-soluble NSF attachment protein, producing MADSEQKAMQLLAEAEKKLNSKGFFGSLFGSSSKVEEAVECYQRAANMFKMAKKWSSAGSAFYEAAELHGKAGNRHDAASNFVDAANCFKKSNINEAISCLVKAIEIYTDMGRFTMAAKHHQSIAEMYESDAVDLERAVHHYEQAADYFRGEESNSSANKCLLKVAQYAAQLENYDKAIQIYEQVASSSLESSLLKYSAKEYFFRAALCHLCVDVLNAQHAIERYQEQYPAFQDSRECKLIKTLIEHLEEQHLEGFTEAVKEYDSISRLDQWYTTVLLRIKKQVNDNPDLR from the exons ATGGCTGACAGTGAACAGAAAGCGATGCAACTGCTGGCCGAGGCCGAGAAGAAACTCAATTCGAAAGGTTTCTTCGGCTCTCTGTTCGG AAGTTCTTCAAAAGTTGAAGAGGCTGTAGAATGTTACCAACGCGCTGCGAATATGTTCAAGATGGCAAAGAAATGGAGTTCGGCTGGCAGTGCTTTCTACGAAGCAGCAGAATTACATGGGAAAGCGGGGAATCGACATGACGCAGCTAGTAATTTTGTAGATGCTGCAAATTGCTTTAAGAAATCTAATATAAATG AGGCTATCAGCTGTTTGGTGAAAGCAATTGAAATCTACACAGATATGGGTAGATTTACAATGGCGGCCAAGCACCATCAAAGTATAGCCGAAATGTATGAAAGCGATGCGGTAGATCTTGAGAGAGCTGTACATCATTATGAACAAGCTGCCGATTATTTTCGTGGGGAGGAAAGCAATTCTTCTGCCAACAAGTGTCTTTTGAAAGTTGCACAGTACGCTGCACAACTTGAAAATTACGATAAGGCTATTCAAATTTATGAACag GTTGCTTCTTCATCTTTAGAAAGTTCTTTATTGAAGTACAGCGCGAAAGAATATTTCTTCCGAGCGGCACTATGTCACTTATGCGTCGACGTTTTAAATGCACAGCACGCGATCGAACGCTACCAAGAGCAATATCCTGCATTTCAAGACTCTAGAGAATGTAAATTAATAAAG ACGTTGATAGAACATTTAGAAGAACAACATCTCGAAGGTTTCACAGAGGCGGTAAAGGAATACGATTCAATTTCACGATTGGATCAGTGGTACACAACAGTATTATTACGCATTAAAAAACAAGTTAACGATAATCCAGATCTACGCTGA
- the LOC117229744 gene encoding uncharacterized protein LOC117229744, whose product MWFPGWILFFVVTMSSSSMEQPIFFKNVLKGLNGGGTTPRPRIPVKNEITAVYYYDQTIAVVDIGANNELQNCDLIEVYEQEEANEVLRNLSVSTIPIQVSFPEITKLMQQCELLDKIQQDVLTSTMSSNLSRGTRVVGNSLSLLSGILPGTKWCGTGDIADGYHDLGQEVEIDRCCRSHDLCPVKVRAHRTRYNLTNYSWYTKSHCTCDEALYRCLKASRHSTADIMGHIYFNLVKVPCIQDVTRDDHTSIGIRREFIPVKMNY is encoded by the exons ATGTGGTTCCCGGGCTGGATATTGTTTTTCGTGGTGACGATGAGCTCCAGCAGCATGGAGCAACCGATCTTCTTCAAGAACGTGTTAAAAGGACTGAACGGCGGTGGGACCACGCCGAGGCCCAGAATTCCCGTCAAGAACGAGATCACGGCGGTCTACTATTACGATCAGACGATCGCGGTGGTCGACATCGGGGCTAACAACGAGCTACAAAACTGCGACCTGATCGAAGTTTA CGAGCAAGAAGAAGCTAACGAGGTGTTGAGGAACCTGTCCGTGTCGACGATACCGATACAGGTGTCGTTTCCCGAAATAACGAAGCTCATGCAACAGTGCGAGTTACTGGATAAAATACAACAGGACGTTCTGACGTCCACGATGTCTAGTAATTTGAGCAGGGGGACGCGCGTCGTCGGCAACTCGCTGTCCCTTCTTTCGGGCATTCTTCCAG GAACCAAGTGGTGTGGTACAGGGGACATCGCAGACGGCTATCATGATCTGGGTCAAGAAGTAGAAATCGATAG gtgctgTCGCAGCCATGATCTCTGCCCTGTTAAAGTACGCGCGCATCGAACGCGATACAATCTCACCAATTACTCCTGGTATACAAA ATCGCACTGCACCTGCGACGAGGCACTGTACCGCTGCTTGAAGGCGAGTAGGCATTCAACGGCAGACATTATGGGCCACATTTATTTCAATCTAGTGAAAGTACCTTGTATACAAGACGTTACGAGGGACGACCATACTTCCATTGGAATACGACGAGAATTTATTCCTGTCAAAATGAATTATTAA
- the LOC117229740 gene encoding uncharacterized protein LOC117229740: MEADVPTKVNSVEVIREALRELSYAERKEHRIQILNKNRVTLGNIVLDSAFTPEFVIEKAKALKKKQISTEEYKQLQNALIQGEENVTAFLKVQSIIISLVRDLCSPNPVLQLSAISCCCNIALGNPKACTILTKHIAPYLITELDCYPNYPLLEVCMWTVGNLVAESRRSFEILQAHDCLKYITSLIHNCDSTILASVIYAAVHYVHIGFKHIPENEMVELVKTCTERIVSFENPYFIWLLALLSSHAVCNTYLYNTVPLMLDYLHQNTTNNITAVTEITACIRILANTVSEKSGQLAKFLFSNPKYEETNSEMLNRLLSCQHLHVRKETLWLIGNLYNHNCSDVQKIVQDIIPKLSFIKQAVLSTTQQTMTISTDLTI; this comes from the exons atGGAAGCAGATGTTCCTACGAAAGTAAACTCTGTCGAGGTTATACGGGAGGCCTTGAGAGAATTAAGCTACGCGGAAAGAAAAGAGCACCGTATACAAATACTGAACAAAAACCGTGTGACTTTGGGTAACATTGTATTGGACTCAGCTTTTACGCCAGAATTCGTTATCGAAAAGGCGAAAGCACTTAAGAAGAAACAGATATCGACAGAGGAGTACAAGCAGTTACAAAACGCTCTTATTCAG GGCGAGGAGAATGTGACAGCATTTCTGAAAGTGCAGAGTATAATAATTTCCTTGGTACGTGATTTGTGCAGTCCTAATCCTGTTCTGCAGTTATCCGCCATCAGTTGCTGTTGCAACATAGCGCTGGGAAATCCCAAGGCTTGTACTATATTAACAAAACACATTGCGCCATATCTTATCACAGAATTGGATTGTTATCCAAACTATCCTCTATTG GAAGTTTGCATGTGGACAGTAGGGAATTTGGTAGCCGAAAGCAGGAGATCTTTTGAAATTCTTCAAGCGcacgattgtttaaaatatatTACATCACTGATACACAATTGCGATAGCACCATTTTGGCTTCGGTAATATATGCAGCTGTCCACTACGTACACATTGGTTTTAAACATATCCC TGAAAATGAAATGGTTGAACTTGTTAAGACTTGTACAGAGAGGATTGTCTCCTTTGAAAATCCATACTTTATTTGGCTGCTAGCTCTATTGTCCTCTCATGCTGTCTGCAacacatatttatataatacagtACCTTTGATGCTAGATTACTTACATCAAAACACTACAAACAACATCACTGCTGTAACAGAG ATCACAGCGTGTATAAGAATATTAGCCAACACTGTTAGTGAAAAATCTGGGCAATTAGCCAAATTTCTTTTTAGCAATCCAAAGTATGAAGAAACAAATTCTGAGATGTTAAACAGACTACTATCGTGCCAACACTTACACGTTAGGAAGGAAACTTTATGGTTAATAG gCAACCTATACAACCATAACTGCTCCGATGTACAAAAAATTGTACAAGATATTATACCCAAACTGTCGTTTATCAAACAAGCAGTTCTCTCTACAACGCAACAAACTATGACCATAAGTACAGATTTAACCATTTGA
- the hdm gene encoding meiosis specific with OB domains hold'em, with protein MSGVYRQPLNLLQPGAQNALVIGVIINSFNMKTIDASRSRFNCGERGVWTFTLRDSEDDTINVTVWGSVQFVRKLSSNFHVGSVVEVINPKVKERLPEDRNELFVPSVSNRSSLTVNEGNSLVQAHDAPTRSQYEALLTQPIKCLTFAQSLKSIFDHLEALRDSYVDVLVVVTFVSDIRNVITRDGRSIRFRNFEAADASTDEVASMVLWENEWIGRAAFWEPRRTVLSLTDARVAYDNFKKRTVLSIVRKTLIVENPNSPQTTTIRNSLQYYDPDVMSGNTFASPNPDTISTVMTIQEISDRLNKHSKPGERLQFAVILKAYVMDINIESTSSTIITRRCALCKKIILDDNDSCMDLECPSGNGSRVPMNVVSFNLKVNLKDDTGYLIGCKLSGDTAERVLGCTATEFLAMKISQREDLKWKYALEKCDIRLHILGPTATFPSAVYNILFISRDEEDDEDTQPLNEFANWADA; from the exons ATGTCGGGAGTATATAGACAACCGTTGAATCTGTTGCAACCTGGCGCGCAAAATGCGCTCGTGATCGGCGTCATTATAAACAGTTTCAACATGAAAACGATCGATGCTTCGCGATCAAGAT TTAATTGCGGCGAACGCGGCGTATGGACTTTCACATTACGCGATTCTGAAGATGACACGATAAACGTGACCGTATGGGGTAGCGTGCAATTTGTAAGAAAATTGTCCTCGAATTTTCACGTGGGTAGCGTAG TAGAAGTGATTAACCCGAAGGTGAAGGAACGTCTCCCAGAAGATAGAAACGAACTCTTTGTACCATCTGTGTCGAATCGATCTAGCCTTACGGTCAACGAGGGAAACTCGCTGGTGCAAGCTCACGACGCACCAACACGATCCCAATACGAAGCCCTTTTGACGCAGCCAATCAAGTGCCTAACCTTCGCACAATCTCTGAAAAGCATTTTCGATCATTTGGAGGCGCTACGCGACTCATACGTCGACGTCTTGGTCGTCGTCACGTTT GTCAGCGATATTCGTAACGTGATCACGCGAGATGGGAGAAGCATTAGATTCCGGAATTTCGAGGCGGCAGACGCCTCTACGGACGAAGTGGCGTCAATGGTGCTATGGGAGAACGAATGGATCGGCAGAGCCGCGTTTTGGGAGCCCAGACGGACTGTACTTTCCCTGACGGACGCTCGCGTCGCttatgataattttaagaaaaggaCAGTCTTATCAATAG TTAGGAAAACCCTGATCGTCGAAAATCCCAACTCACCGCAAACGACGACCATCAGGAATTCCCTACAATATTACGACCCGGACGTAATGTCTGGAAACACGTTCGCGTCGCCCAATC CGGATACTATTTCTACCGTGATGACTATACAGGAAATTTCTGACAGGTTGAATAAACACTCGAAGCCGGGGGAGAGACTTCAGTTTGCCGTCATTTTGAAGGCCTACGTAATGGACATAAACATCGAGAGCACGAGTTCTACGATCATAACTAGAAGATG CGCGTTATGCAAGAAAATCATCCTCGACGACAACGACTCGTGTATGGATCTCGAATGCCCGTCGGGAAACGGATCACGCGTTCCCATGAACGTAGTGAGttttaatttgaaagtaaacttGAAAGACGACACAGGATATCTGATCGGGTGCAAGTTATCGGGAGACACTGCTGAACGCGTCCTTGGTTGTACAGCTACCGAATTTCTG GCGATGAAAATTTCCCAACGCGAAGACTTGAAGTGGAAATACGCGTTGGAAAAATGCGACATTCGCTTACATATTCTTGGACCAACGGCTACCTTCCCGAGCGCCGTTTACAATATTTTGTTCATCAGCAGGGACGAAGAGGATGACGAGGACACGCAACCGCTCAACGAGTTTGCAAACTGGGCCGATGCCTGA
- the LOC117229742 gene encoding uncharacterized protein LOC117229742: MVHEVHRMEEESPEKENDDGTMQVAIPQPNASDFYNDRARASGQEDFTCSLYISRAVGPQGQVQGTQGGELPRSNLEDVIRISDPLAAWLVSETPCGLIAAFAREADAEKLLQRGDLARVFEGPVQVARFSAKDSRYRQAVLLRDVPWAIPLQDINSALSKQGIAAGSVERWRQYVRVEVLDAGHYELLLRQGLDFFGAARFSAIPERWWRGGTGNGGGPMQPGSGMANNLLEATNYQTGDGVLQCYRCQGFWHMAANCRHLPRCVRCGEPHSVEFCPRPRNNPICCHCSGPHHAGYRQCPVRQQLSNATPISITLSTTRIGNQYPVNAAAKTTSSSHEQQPLKSSQS, translated from the exons ATGGTGCACGAGGTGCACAGGATGGAGGAAGAGTCCCCTGAAAAGGAGAACGACGATGGGACGATGCAAGTCGCGATCCCGCAACCGAATGCGTCTGATTTCTACAACGATCGGGCACGTGCTTCCGGCCAAGAAGATTTCACGTGTTCCCTCTACATATCGCGTGCCGTTGGCCCGCAAGGCCAAGTGCAAGGAACGCAAG GTGGAGAGCTACCGCGTTCGAACCTGGAGGACGTGATTCGTATCTCGGACCCGCTGGCAGCCTGGCTCGTCTCCGAGACTCCCTGCGGCCTGATCGCGGCGTTCGCGCGCGAAGCCGACGCCGAGAAACTGTTGCAACGCGGGGACTTGGCACGAGTTTTCGAGGGACCCGTACAA GTAGCTCGGTTTTCTGCAAAAGACTCCCGCTACAGGCAGGCGGTGCTGTTACGCGACGTGCCTTGGGCAATTCCACTGCAAGACATAAATTCCGCGCTGTCGAAGCAGGGCATCGCAGCCGGAAGCGTCGAACGCTGGCGTCAATACGTCCGCGTCGAG GTGCTGGACGCCGGGCACTACGAGCTTCTGCTGCGGCAAGGCTTGGACTTTTTCGGTGCCGCGCGGTTCAGCGCGATTCCGGAACGTTGGTGGCGCGGAGGAACCGGAAACGGCGGCGGCCCGATGCAACCGGGCTCCGGGATGGCCAACAATCTCCTCGAAGCGACCAACTACCAAACGGGAGACGGCGTTCTCCAATGCTACCGCTGCCAGGGATTCTGGCACATGGCCGCTAATTGCAGGCACCTGCCGCGCTGCGTTCGATGCGGCGAGCCGCACAGCGTCGAGTTCTGTCCAAGACCACGGAATAATCCTATTTGCTGCCACTGTTCCGGTCCGCATCACGCCG GCTACCGTCAATGCCCGGTGCGCCAACAACTTTCGAATGCTACGCCTATTAGCATCACGCTGAGCACCACTCGAATTGGAAACCAGTATCCGGTGAACGCTGCGGCGAAGACGACCTCCTCGTCTCACGAACAGCAACCCTTGAAATCGAGCCAGTCTTAA